The following proteins come from a genomic window of Parambassis ranga chromosome 4, fParRan2.1, whole genome shotgun sequence:
- the fam163ab gene encoding protein FAM163A: MTAGTVVITGGILATVILLCIIAVLCYCRLQYYCCKKNGSDSGSVSQQHFACNACSVTGLDGSIITPLSMSPSELPKPTSDPIKPTRGRRSYCPSCSPYDSPFYIRTTDEMRNGGERITYMPTHYDNQALAMPLPAIRGTLLRETQRGRPPEFYTNTRAISTEV; the protein is encoded by the exons ATGACAGCTGGAACTGTTGTCATAACCGGAGGAATACTGGCCACAGTGATACTTCTGTGTATCATCGCCGTGCTTTGTTACTGTAGACTCCAG TACTACTGCTGTAAGAAGAATGGGTCTGACAGCGGCTCTGTCTCTCAGCAACACTTCGCCTGTAACGCCTGCAGCGTCACCGGCCTGGACGGATCGATCATCACCCCACTGTCCATGTCGCCCTCAGAGCTGCCCAAACCCACCTCCGATCCCATCAAACCCACCAGAGGCAGACGCAGCTACTGCCCCAGCTGCTCACCCTACGACTCGCCCTTCTACATACGCACCACCGATGAAATGCGCAACGGTGGTGAGCGCATCACCTACATGCCCACACACTATGACAACCAGGCGCTGGCAATGCCACTGCCCGCTATCCGAGGCACCCTGCTGAGAGAGACCCAACGAGGCCGACCTCCTGAGTTCTACACCAACACCCGAGCCATCAGCACCGAGGTGTGA
- the gpr52 gene encoding G-protein coupled receptor 52 has protein sequence MNQSDLTTDPVLSANSSHGDVYPGRASNHSCPLGWGLNEGLEACVLETAVIVLLTVLIIAGNLTVIFVFHCAPLLHHYTTSYFIQTMAYADLLVGLSCLVPTLSLLHYPAGVQEPITCQVFSYVISVLKSVSMACLACISVDRYLAITKPLSYNQLVTPCRLRGCITLIWLYSSLVFLPSFFGWGKPGYHGDIFEWCAYSWPTSALFTGFVVCLLYAPAALVVCFTYYHIFRICQQHNREISERRARFPSQEMEAGEGSGHHQGHGPDRRYAMVLFRITSVFYMLWLPYIIYFLLESSHVLDSPALSFITTWLAISNSFCNCVIYSLSNSVFRLGMRRLSQTICSFSHCAADDRDFKEPKPRKRANSCSI, from the coding sequence ATGAACCAGTCTGATCTGACAACAGACCCCGTACTCTCTGCCAACAGCAGCCATGGAGACGTCTATCCCGGTAGGGCCTCCAACCACTCCTGTCCTTTGGGCTGGGGGCTGAATGAAGGCCTCGAGGCTTGTGTACTGGAGACTGCTGTCATTGTACTCCTCACAGTTCTTATTATTGCCGGAAACCTGACGGTGATCTTTGTGTTCCACTGTGCCCCTCTGCTGCACCACTACACCACTAGCTACTTCATCCAGACAATGGCCTACGCTGACCTGCTGGTGGGTCTTAGCTGCCTGGTGCCCACCTTGTCTTTACTCCACTACCCAGCAGGTGTCCAAGAACCAATCACATGCCAGGTTTTCAGCTATGTCATCTCTGTTCTGAAGAGTGTTTCAATGGCCTGCTTGGCTTGTATCAGTGTAGATCGCTACCTGGCCATAACTAAACCACTATCTTACAACCAGCTGGTAACGCCATGCCGACTGCGAGGCTGCATCACCCTCATCTGGCTCTACTCTAGCCTGGTTTTCTTGCCCTCCTTCTTTGGTTGGGGTAAGCCAGGATATCATGGGGATATTTTTGAGTGGTGCGCTTACTCCTGGCCCACCTCTGCACTCTTCACAGGCTTTGTGGTGTGCTTGCTCTATGCACCTGCGGCACTTGTGGTCTGTTTTACCTACTACCACATTTTTCGCATTTGCCAGCAACACAACAGGGAGATCAGTGAACGCCGGGCACGTTTCCCCAGCCAGGAGATGGAGGCTGGTGAAGGTAGTGGGCATCATCAAGGACATGGACCTGACCGGCGCTATGCGATGGTGCTTTTCCGCATCACCAGTGTTTTCTATATGCTTTGGCTGCCATACATAATTTACTTTCTTCTAGAGAGCTCCCATGTGCTGGATAGTCCGGCCCTCTCCTTCATCACCACCTGGCTGGCCATTAGCAACAGCTTTTGCAACTGTGTCATCTACAGCCTGTCGAATAGCGTGTTCCGTCTTGGCATGCGCAGGCTCTCGCAGACTATTTGCTCTTTTAGCCATTGTGCTGCAGATGACCGGGACTTTAAAGAGCCTAAACCGAGAAAAAGAGCAAACTCATGCTCCATCTGA